A window of the Scandinavium goeteborgense genome harbors these coding sequences:
- the hisD gene encoding histidinol dehydrogenase, producing MSFNTVIDWNSISPEQQRDLLMRPAISASESISRTVAEILDNVKTHGDQALREYSAKFDKTDVSTLKVSEQEIDAASSRLSDELKQAMAVAVKNVETFHVAQKLQPVDVETLPGVRCQQVTRPIASVGLYIPGGSAPLFSTVLMLATPARIAGCKKVVLCSPPPIADEILYAAKLCGVKDIFNVGGAQAIAALALGTESVPKVDKIFGPGNAFVTEAKRQVSQRLDGAAIDMPAGPSEVLVIADSGATPDFVASDLLSQAEHGPDSQVILLTPDADMAARVAKAVERQLAELPRADTARQALSASRLIVARDLAQCVDISNQYGPEHLIIQTRDARSLVDSITSAGSVFLGDWSPESAGDYASGTNHVLPTYGYTATCSSLGLADFQKRMTVQELTKDGFSALASTIETLAAAERLTAHKNAVTLRVAALKEMK from the coding sequence ATGAGCTTTAATACTGTCATCGACTGGAACAGCATCAGCCCCGAGCAACAGCGTGATTTACTGATGCGCCCGGCAATCTCTGCGTCGGAAAGCATCAGCCGCACCGTGGCTGAAATTCTCGACAACGTAAAAACCCATGGCGACCAGGCGTTGCGTGAATACAGCGCGAAGTTTGATAAAACCGACGTTTCGACGCTTAAAGTCAGCGAGCAGGAAATCGACGCTGCCAGCAGTCGTCTGAGCGATGAGCTGAAACAGGCGATGGCGGTAGCGGTGAAAAACGTTGAGACGTTTCACGTCGCGCAGAAACTGCAACCGGTTGATGTAGAAACGCTACCAGGCGTGCGCTGCCAGCAGGTGACTCGTCCTATCGCCTCCGTAGGTTTGTATATTCCCGGTGGCTCTGCGCCGCTGTTTTCCACCGTATTAATGCTCGCCACGCCGGCTCGTATCGCTGGCTGTAAAAAAGTGGTGCTGTGCTCCCCGCCGCCAATTGCCGATGAAATTCTGTATGCGGCCAAACTGTGCGGCGTGAAAGATATCTTTAATGTCGGTGGCGCGCAGGCCATTGCCGCGCTGGCGCTGGGCACCGAATCCGTGCCGAAAGTGGATAAAATTTTTGGCCCAGGCAACGCGTTTGTTACCGAGGCAAAACGTCAGGTCAGCCAGCGTCTGGATGGGGCCGCCATTGATATGCCAGCCGGTCCGTCTGAAGTGCTGGTGATTGCCGACAGCGGTGCAACGCCGGATTTCGTGGCCTCCGATCTGCTGTCTCAGGCAGAGCACGGGCCGGATTCACAGGTGATTCTGCTGACGCCGGATGCCGACATGGCTGCGCGCGTCGCCAAAGCAGTAGAACGTCAGCTGGCTGAATTACCCCGGGCCGATACCGCGCGTCAGGCGTTATCCGCCAGCCGACTGATTGTCGCTCGTGATCTTGCGCAGTGTGTCGACATTTCTAACCAGTACGGTCCGGAGCACTTGATTATCCAGACCCGTGACGCACGTTCTTTGGTCGACAGCATCACCAGTGCCGGTTCAGTCTTTTTAGGCGACTGGTCCCCGGAATCGGCAGGTGATTACGCCTCAGGCACCAACCACGTACTGCCGACCTACGGTTATACCGCGACCTGTTCCAGCCTAGGCCTGGCCGATTTCCAGAAGCGCATGACCGTGCAGGAACTCACGAAAGACGGTTTCTCCGCACTGGCTTCCACGATTGAAACCCTGGCCGCCGCCGAACGTCTGACCGCCCACAAAAATGCCGTTACCTTACGCGTGGCCGCACTCAAGGAGATGAAATGA
- the hisG gene encoding ATP phosphoribosyltransferase — MLDNTRLRIAMQKSGRLSDDSRELLARCGIKINMHSQRLIALAENMPIDILRVRDDDIPGLIMDGVVDLGIIGENVLEEELLSRRAQGEDPRYFTLRRLDFGGCRFSLAVSVDDPWDGPISLNNKRIATSYPHLLKRYLDGKGVQFKSCLLNGSVEVAPRAGLADAICDLVSTGATLEANGLREVEVIYRSKACLIQRDGEMPEAKQQLIDKLLTRIQGVIQARESKYIMMHAPTERLEEVIALLPGAERPTILPLAGDQQRVAMHMVSSETLFWETMEKLKALGASSILVLPIEKMME, encoded by the coding sequence ATGTTAGACAACACACGTTTACGCATAGCCATGCAGAAATCCGGACGTTTAAGCGATGATTCACGCGAATTGCTCGCTCGCTGTGGCATAAAAATTAATATGCACAGCCAGCGCCTGATTGCGCTGGCAGAAAATATGCCTATCGATATTCTGCGCGTACGTGACGACGATATCCCAGGCCTGATCATGGATGGTGTGGTTGATCTCGGCATTATTGGCGAAAACGTGCTGGAAGAAGAGCTGTTGAGCCGTCGCGCTCAGGGCGAAGACCCTCGTTACTTCACACTGCGTCGCCTCGATTTTGGCGGCTGCCGTTTCTCATTGGCTGTCTCCGTTGACGACCCGTGGGATGGCCCAATCAGCCTCAATAATAAGCGTATCGCGACCTCGTATCCGCACCTGCTCAAACGCTACCTCGATGGAAAAGGCGTTCAGTTTAAATCCTGCTTACTGAACGGTTCCGTTGAAGTCGCGCCGCGTGCTGGTCTGGCCGATGCGATATGCGACCTGGTGTCGACCGGTGCGACGCTTGAAGCCAACGGCCTGCGCGAAGTGGAAGTGATTTACCGCTCCAAAGCCTGTCTTATCCAGCGTGACGGCGAAATGCCGGAAGCCAAACAGCAGCTCATCGACAAACTGTTGACTCGTATTCAGGGCGTGATTCAGGCCCGTGAATCGAAATACATCATGATGCACGCGCCGACCGAGCGCCTGGAAGAAGTCATTGCCCTGCTGCCGGGCGCCGAACGCCCAACCATTCTGCCGCTGGCAGGCGATCAGCAGCGCGTGGCGATGCACATGGTCAGCAGCGAAACCCTGTTCTGGGAAACCATGGAAAAACTGAAAGCGCTGGGTGCCAGTTCCATTCTGGTTCTGCCCATTGAGAAGATGATGGAGTAA
- the hisL gene encoding his operon leader peptide, translating to MNSVQFKNHHHHHHPD from the coding sequence ATGAACAGCGTTCAATTTAAAAACCACCATCATCACCATCACCCTGACTAG